In a single window of the Nicotiana tomentosiformis chromosome 8, ASM39032v3, whole genome shotgun sequence genome:
- the LOC104116003 gene encoding BTB/POZ domain-containing protein POB1-like isoform X2, protein MKDQNLDLFDPRTAVIDPEFSPTRTREPDFAFAFNDSNFSDRVLRIEIVGDSLDGDGTSDSHGCHSLADWARNRKRRREDFKKENALDITACPEEQIISCNQIDSEDADNENQDESVVAMIEEPNSGDEAANSDDSTWNCDSPRVIKVKTLHISSPILAAKSPFFYKLFSNGMRESEQRQVTLRINASEEAALMELLNFMYSNTLTTSTAPALLDVLMAADKFEVASCMRYCSRLLRNLPMTPESALLYLELPSSVLMAEAVQPLTDTAKQFLAARYKDITKFQDEVMKLPLTGIEAILSSDDLQVASEDAVYDFVLKWTRAHFPQIDERRDILSSRLGHCIRFPFMSCRKLRKVLTCNDFEHEFSSKLVLEALFFKAEAPHRQRTQAAEESASSSRRFVERAYKYRPVKVVEFELPRQQCIVYLDLKRDECANLFPSGRVYSQAFHLGGQGFFLSAHCNMDQQSSFHCFGLFLGMQEKGSVSFAVDYEFAARTKPAEEYVSKYKGNYTFTGGKAVGYRNLFAIPWTSFMAEDSLYFINGVLHLRAELTIRH, encoded by the exons ATGAAGGACCAGAATTTGGACCTATTCGACCCGAGAACGGCTGTAATAGACCCCGAATTCTCCCCAACCCGTACCCGGGAACCCGATTTCGCTTTTGCCTTCAACGATAGCAACTTCTCCGACCGTGTCCTCCGGATCGAGATCGTCGGCGACTCGCTCGACGGCGACGGCACATCTGATTCTCACGGCTGCCACAGCCTTGCTGATTGGGCGCGTAATCGCAAGCGCCGCCGTGAAGATTTCAAAAAGGAAAATG CTTTGGATATCACAGCATGCCCTGAAGAGCAGATAATAAGCTGTAACCAAATTGATAGTGAAGATGCTGATAATGAAAATCAAGACGAATCAGTTGTTGCAATGATTgaagagccaaactcag GAGATGAAGCTGCTAATAGCGACGATTCAACTTGGAACTGTGATTCTCCAAGAGTTATAAAAGTTAAAACATTACACATTAGCTCCCCCATTTTAGCAGCAAAGAGTCCATTCTTCTACAAG CTCTTTTCGAATGGGATGAGAGAGTCTGAGCAAAGACAAGTAACTCTGCGGATTAATGCTTCAG AGGAAGCTGCATTGATGGAGCTCCTGAATTTCATGTATAGCAATACATTAACTACAAGTACAGCTCCTGCTTTGCTGGATGTACTCATGGCTGCTGACAAATTTGAGGTTGCTTCTTGCATGCGGTATTGCAGCCGGCTATTACGCAATTTGCCTATGACTCCGGAGTCGGCGTTGCTGTATTTGGAGCTTCCTTCTAGTGTCCTGATGGCTGAAGCAGTTCAGCCATTGACCGATACAGCAAAACAATTCCTAGCTGCAAGATACAAAGATATAACCAA GTTTCAAGATGAGGTCATGAAGTTACCTCTTACTGGTATTGAGGCAATTTTGTCTAGTGATGACCTCCAGGTGGCATCAGAAGATGCCGTATATGACTTTGTCTTGAAGTGGACAAGGGCTCATTTTCCCCAGATAGACGAACGGCGAGACATTCTTAGTTCAAGACTTGGGCATTGCATCCGTTTTCCTTTCATGAGCTGCCGAAAGCTTCGGAAGGTTCTCACATGTAATGACTTCGAACATGAGTTTTCATCCAAGCTTGTGCTTGAGGCCCTCTTTTTTAAAGCCGAGGCCCCTCACCGTCAGCGAACTCAAGCTGCAGAAGAATCAGCTTCGTCTAGTCGTCGTTTTGTGGAGCGTGCATACAAGTATCGGCCTGTTAAGGTGGTTGAGTTTGAACTTCCACGGCAACAATGTATAGTCTACTTGGATCTTAAGCGGGACGAATGTGCTAATCTGTTTCCATCTGGGAGAGTATATTCTCAAGCTTTTCATTTGGGTGGGCAAGGGTTTTTCCTATCCGCACATTGCAACATGGATCAGCAAAGCTCTTTCCATTGTTTTGGTCTCTTTCTTGGAATGCAGGAAAAGGGTTCAGTTTCATTTGCAGTCGATTATGAATTTGCTGCAAGGACAAAACCAGCAGAGGAGTATGTCAGCAAATACAAAGGGAACTACACTTTTACTGGGGGTAAGGCAGTTGGCTACCGCAACTTATTTGCCATACCCTGGACTTCTTTCATGGCTGAGGACAGTCTCTATTTTATTAACGGTGTACTCCATCTCAGGGCTGAACTTACTATCAGGCACTGA
- the LOC108948431 gene encoding uncharacterized protein, translating into MTAFNPLTAILTQNKFEGPNYVDVKQNLDIVLIAEEYKFVLDEVCPEKPGEDSTDDEQKAYQKWVKADEMAQCYSLASMSNVLQYQHQSMESAYGILENLKEMFGVQNRTAKQTAMTALLNTKMVEGSSVRDQVLKMMSILNEPEVLGANIDKDTQVEMILQTLPDSFQQFCLNYNTNKMDLSLAKSLNELQSAETIIKKQAPHVALNFEIGTSSKPRGGQKKKRLKNPLLEVQLLV; encoded by the coding sequence ATGACTGCTTTCAATCCCCTTACTGCTATTCTTACTCAAAACAAATTTGAGGGTCCAAATTATGTTGATGTGAAACAAAACTTGGATATTGTCCTAATTGCTGAGGAGTACAAATTTGTACTTGATGAGGTGTGTCCAGAAAAACCTGGAGAAGATTCTACGGATGATGAACAGAAAGCTTACCAAAAATGGGTTAAGGCTGATGAGATGGCACAGTGTTACAGTCTAGCATCTATGTCGAATGTTCTGCAATATCAACATCAGTCTATGGAGTCTGCTTATGGCATTCTGGAAAATCTCAAAGAGATGTTTGGAGTCCAGAATCGTACGGCTAAGCAGACTGCCATGACAGCTCTTCTGAATACCAAAATGGTTGAAGGTTCATCTGTTAGAGACCAGGTTCTGAAGATGATGAGTATTCTGAATGAACCAGAGGTCCTTGGAGCTAACATTGATAAGGATACGCAGGTTGAGATGATCTTGCAGACTCTGCCTGACAGTTTTCAGCAGTTTTGCCTAAATTATAATACGAACAAAATGGATTTGTCTCTTGCGAAATCGCTGAATGAGCTGCAGTCGGCAGAGACAATTATCAAGAAACAAGCTCCTCATGTGGCACTGAATTTTGAGATAGGTACTTCTTCTAAGCCGAGAGGCGGGCAGAAAAAAAAAAGGCTCAAAAACCCTCTGTTGGAGGTGCAACTGTTAGTGTGA
- the LOC104115997 gene encoding eukaryotic translation initiation factor 1A-like has product MPKNKGKGGKNKKRGKNEADDEKRELIFKEDGQEYAQVQRMLGNGRCEAQCIDGTKRLCHIRGKMHKKVWIAVDDIILVGLRDYQDDKADVILKYMPDEARLLKAYKELPDNIRLNEGLGAGFDEDEHGFADNCVEFEDDIDRI; this is encoded by the exons ATGCCGAAGAACAAGGGAAAAGGAGGAAAGAATAAGAAGAGAGGGAAGAACGAAGCAGATGACGAAAAAAGAGAACTAATATTCAAAGAAGATGGACAAGAATACGCACAAGTACAACGTATGTTAGGTAATGGAAGATGTGAAGCGCAGTGTATTGATGGAACAAAACGTCTATGTCACATACGTGGTAAGATGCATAAAAAAGTATGGATTGCTGTTGATGATATCATCCTCGTTGGTCTTCGTGATTATCAG GATGATAAAGCAGATGTGATTCTGAAGTACATGCCAGATGAGGCGAGGCTGTTGAAGGCTTACAAAGAGTTGCCTGACAACATTAGGCTCAATGAGGGCCTTGGTGCTGGATTTGATGAAGACGAACATGGTTTTGCTGATAATTGTGTTGAGTTTGAGGATGATATTGACAGAATCTAA
- the LOC104116003 gene encoding BTB/POZ domain-containing protein POB1-like isoform X1: MKDQNLDLFDPRTAVIDPEFSPTRTREPDFAFAFNDSNFSDRVLRIEIVGDSLDGDGTSDSHGCHSLADWARNRKRRREDFKKENDMCHSFAALDITACPEEQIISCNQIDSEDADNENQDESVVAMIEEPNSGDEAANSDDSTWNCDSPRVIKVKTLHISSPILAAKSPFFYKLFSNGMRESEQRQVTLRINASEEAALMELLNFMYSNTLTTSTAPALLDVLMAADKFEVASCMRYCSRLLRNLPMTPESALLYLELPSSVLMAEAVQPLTDTAKQFLAARYKDITKFQDEVMKLPLTGIEAILSSDDLQVASEDAVYDFVLKWTRAHFPQIDERRDILSSRLGHCIRFPFMSCRKLRKVLTCNDFEHEFSSKLVLEALFFKAEAPHRQRTQAAEESASSSRRFVERAYKYRPVKVVEFELPRQQCIVYLDLKRDECANLFPSGRVYSQAFHLGGQGFFLSAHCNMDQQSSFHCFGLFLGMQEKGSVSFAVDYEFAARTKPAEEYVSKYKGNYTFTGGKAVGYRNLFAIPWTSFMAEDSLYFINGVLHLRAELTIRH; encoded by the exons ATGAAGGACCAGAATTTGGACCTATTCGACCCGAGAACGGCTGTAATAGACCCCGAATTCTCCCCAACCCGTACCCGGGAACCCGATTTCGCTTTTGCCTTCAACGATAGCAACTTCTCCGACCGTGTCCTCCGGATCGAGATCGTCGGCGACTCGCTCGACGGCGACGGCACATCTGATTCTCACGGCTGCCACAGCCTTGCTGATTGGGCGCGTAATCGCAAGCGCCGCCGTGAAGATTTCAAAAAGGAAAATG ACATGTGCCACTCGTTTGCAGCTTTGGATATCACAGCATGCCCTGAAGAGCAGATAATAAGCTGTAACCAAATTGATAGTGAAGATGCTGATAATGAAAATCAAGACGAATCAGTTGTTGCAATGATTgaagagccaaactcag GAGATGAAGCTGCTAATAGCGACGATTCAACTTGGAACTGTGATTCTCCAAGAGTTATAAAAGTTAAAACATTACACATTAGCTCCCCCATTTTAGCAGCAAAGAGTCCATTCTTCTACAAG CTCTTTTCGAATGGGATGAGAGAGTCTGAGCAAAGACAAGTAACTCTGCGGATTAATGCTTCAG AGGAAGCTGCATTGATGGAGCTCCTGAATTTCATGTATAGCAATACATTAACTACAAGTACAGCTCCTGCTTTGCTGGATGTACTCATGGCTGCTGACAAATTTGAGGTTGCTTCTTGCATGCGGTATTGCAGCCGGCTATTACGCAATTTGCCTATGACTCCGGAGTCGGCGTTGCTGTATTTGGAGCTTCCTTCTAGTGTCCTGATGGCTGAAGCAGTTCAGCCATTGACCGATACAGCAAAACAATTCCTAGCTGCAAGATACAAAGATATAACCAA GTTTCAAGATGAGGTCATGAAGTTACCTCTTACTGGTATTGAGGCAATTTTGTCTAGTGATGACCTCCAGGTGGCATCAGAAGATGCCGTATATGACTTTGTCTTGAAGTGGACAAGGGCTCATTTTCCCCAGATAGACGAACGGCGAGACATTCTTAGTTCAAGACTTGGGCATTGCATCCGTTTTCCTTTCATGAGCTGCCGAAAGCTTCGGAAGGTTCTCACATGTAATGACTTCGAACATGAGTTTTCATCCAAGCTTGTGCTTGAGGCCCTCTTTTTTAAAGCCGAGGCCCCTCACCGTCAGCGAACTCAAGCTGCAGAAGAATCAGCTTCGTCTAGTCGTCGTTTTGTGGAGCGTGCATACAAGTATCGGCCTGTTAAGGTGGTTGAGTTTGAACTTCCACGGCAACAATGTATAGTCTACTTGGATCTTAAGCGGGACGAATGTGCTAATCTGTTTCCATCTGGGAGAGTATATTCTCAAGCTTTTCATTTGGGTGGGCAAGGGTTTTTCCTATCCGCACATTGCAACATGGATCAGCAAAGCTCTTTCCATTGTTTTGGTCTCTTTCTTGGAATGCAGGAAAAGGGTTCAGTTTCATTTGCAGTCGATTATGAATTTGCTGCAAGGACAAAACCAGCAGAGGAGTATGTCAGCAAATACAAAGGGAACTACACTTTTACTGGGGGTAAGGCAGTTGGCTACCGCAACTTATTTGCCATACCCTGGACTTCTTTCATGGCTGAGGACAGTCTCTATTTTATTAACGGTGTACTCCATCTCAGGGCTGAACTTACTATCAGGCACTGA
- the LOC138897189 gene encoding uncharacterized protein: MDRYKIARKEGKLAVTEVKTAVYGRMYEELGKKGGEKKLFRLTKLRERKARDLDKVRCIKDEDGRVLMEDAQIKRRWQTYFRKLLNEERDRDIVLGELEHSESHRDFGYCRRIEVEEVVGAMRKMSRGRATGSDEIPVEF, translated from the coding sequence ATGGACAGGTATAAGATAGCTAGGAAGGAGGGTAAGCTAGCGGTCACGGAGGTTAAGACTGCGGTTTATGGgcgtatgtacgaggaactggggaaaaaaggcggggagaagaagttattccggctgaccaagttgagagagaggaaggctcgtgatTTGGAcaaagtgagatgcatcaaggatgaagatggtagagtattgatggaagatgcccagattaagaggagatggcagacctactttcgtaaacttctgaatgaagaacgGGATCGAGATATTGTgttaggcgaattggagcattccgagagtcaccgtgactttgggtactgcaggcgtatcgaggttgaggaggtcgtgggagctatgcgtaagatgagtaggggaaGAGCGACCGGGTcagacgagattccggtggaattttga